A region from the Lycium barbarum isolate Lr01 chromosome 8, ASM1917538v2, whole genome shotgun sequence genome encodes:
- the LOC132607910 gene encoding uncharacterized protein LOC132607910 produces the protein MGALYYAVPGKAFDENLQNVHEVGNLIYAQAEDMGITTNTDAEVMAILEALRYCRIRGMDNIFIQTDCDMVYKILEEGWKSPWGITIWIEEIKDFRNNMNVSYSHSLREGNKLADALANQALDDGLRSYKYKVCRY, from the exons ATGGGAGCACTGTACTATGCAGTACCAGGAAAAGCATTTGACGAAAATTTGCAGAATGTTCATGAAGTG GGGAACTTAATATATGCTCAAGCAGAGGATATGGGTATCACAACTAACACAGATGCTGAGGTGATGGCTATTCTAGAAGCTTTGAGATACTGCAGGATTAGAGGAATGGATAACATTTTCATACAGACTGACTGTGACATGGTGTACAAAATATTGGAAGAGGGTTGGAAATCACCTTGGGGAATAACTATATGGATTGAGGAGATCAAGGATTTTAGAAATAACATGAATGTGTCCTATAGCCATAGCTTAAGAGAAGGTAACAAGTTGGCTGATGCTTTAGCTAATCAGGCCCTTGATGATGGTCTGAGAAGCTATAAATATAAAGTTTGCAGATATTAA